Proteins from a single region of Nakamurella deserti:
- a CDS encoding PhzF family phenazine biosynthesis protein, which yields MTRSRRFAQVDVFTDTPYLGNPVAVVLDGDGLDDSTMQRFAAWTNLSETTFVVSPTVAGADYRLRIFTITEELPFAGHPTLGSAHAWLDHGGRPAGGTLVQQCGLGLVELRVSGPTISFRAPDRLRTGPLDEELVARIARGLRVDRRDIVDHEWLDNGPRWAGVLLRDADAVLAVEPDAVELDGLKVGVVGAYPAGAPHAFEVRAFYSTVGVNEDPVTGSLNAAVGQWLTTAGVAPPRYTASQGARVGRAGVVTVDDRADGLWVGGISHTLVRGVVEL from the coding sequence ATGACCCGCTCGCGCCGGTTCGCCCAGGTCGACGTGTTCACCGACACGCCGTACCTGGGCAATCCGGTCGCGGTGGTGCTCGACGGTGACGGCCTCGACGACTCCACGATGCAGCGGTTCGCGGCGTGGACCAACCTGTCGGAGACGACGTTCGTGGTGTCCCCGACCGTCGCCGGCGCCGATTACCGGTTGCGGATCTTCACCATCACGGAGGAACTGCCCTTCGCCGGTCATCCGACCCTCGGATCGGCCCACGCCTGGCTGGACCACGGCGGCCGGCCGGCCGGCGGGACCCTCGTCCAGCAGTGCGGTCTCGGTCTGGTGGAGCTGCGGGTGAGCGGTCCGACGATCAGCTTCCGGGCTCCGGACCGGCTGCGGACCGGACCGCTGGACGAGGAGCTGGTGGCCCGGATCGCCCGTGGACTCCGGGTCGACCGCCGCGACATCGTCGACCACGAGTGGCTGGACAACGGACCGCGCTGGGCGGGGGTGCTGCTGCGGGATGCCGACGCGGTCCTGGCGGTGGAGCCCGACGCGGTGGAGCTGGACGGCCTGAAGGTCGGGGTCGTCGGCGCCTACCCGGCGGGAGCGCCGCACGCCTTCGAGGTGCGGGCGTTCTACTCCACCGTCGGCGTCAACGAGGACCCGGTGACCGGCTCGCTGAACGCCGCCGTCGGCCAGTGGCTCACCACGGCGGGTGTCGCGCCGCCCCGGTACACCGCCTCCCAGGGCGCGCGCGTCGGGCGGGCCGGGGTCGTCACGGTCGACGACCGCGCCGACGGTCTCTGGGTCGGCGGCATCAGCCACACGCTGGTCCGCGGCGTCGTCGAGCTCTGA
- the treZ gene encoding malto-oligosyltrehalose trehalohydrolase: MSHGEGLEPVKAGHRSFEVWAPTATTVSVQVDGEVVPMSARADGWWGVEVPHTGAEVDYGFLLDDATEPLVDPRSRRQPHGVHGLSRTFDPTAYAWTDRKWTGRQLAGGLIYELHIGTFTTEGTFGAAIGKLDHLVDIGVSLVEVLPVNGFNGEHNWGYDGVLWYTVQESYGGPAEYQRFVDACHERGLGVIQDVVYNHLGPSGNVLPQFGPYLHDAGASTWGSLLNLDGPDSDPVRDYIIDNAVMWLRDYHVDGLRLDAVHALVDHRAVHLLEELSAEVDALSAHLGRPLTLIAESDLNDPKLITPRAAGGYGLTAQWSDDFHHVLHVALTGERVGYYGDFGSMESIAKVYRSAYFHDGTWSSFRGRAHGRAIDTRTTESWRFVVYAQDHDQIGNRAAGDRLTDTLGARDLTIAAVMVLTAPFTPMLFMGEEWAASTPWQFFTSHPDEELGEATAKGRFAEFSRMGWDEAIVPHPQDPETFRRSKLDWSESAEDHHSDILDLYRRLAVIRREHPALTDPRFGRTRVDYDESARWLLLDRGGVQVAFNFSDDEHRVPFLAHAPELLLGTVGEITVEDFGMGACSVTLPPHSAAVLKG; encoded by the coding sequence GTGAGTCACGGAGAAGGTCTGGAGCCGGTCAAGGCCGGTCACCGTTCGTTCGAGGTGTGGGCGCCGACCGCCACCACTGTGTCCGTCCAGGTCGACGGCGAGGTGGTGCCGATGTCGGCCCGCGCCGACGGCTGGTGGGGCGTCGAGGTGCCGCACACCGGCGCCGAGGTCGACTACGGCTTCCTGCTCGACGACGCCACCGAGCCGCTGGTGGATCCCCGGTCGCGTCGCCAACCGCACGGGGTGCACGGCCTGTCCCGCACCTTCGACCCGACGGCCTACGCCTGGACCGACCGGAAGTGGACCGGACGCCAGCTGGCCGGCGGGCTCATCTACGAGCTGCACATCGGTACCTTCACCACCGAGGGCACCTTCGGGGCGGCGATCGGGAAGCTCGACCACCTCGTCGACATCGGGGTCAGCCTGGTCGAGGTGCTGCCGGTGAACGGCTTCAACGGTGAGCACAACTGGGGTTACGACGGTGTGCTCTGGTACACCGTGCAGGAGTCCTACGGCGGACCGGCGGAGTACCAGCGGTTCGTCGACGCCTGCCACGAGCGGGGTCTCGGCGTCATCCAGGACGTCGTCTACAACCACCTCGGCCCCTCGGGCAACGTGCTCCCCCAGTTCGGCCCGTACCTGCACGACGCGGGCGCGAGCACCTGGGGCAGCCTGCTCAACCTGGACGGTCCCGACTCGGACCCGGTGCGCGACTACATCATCGACAACGCCGTGATGTGGCTGCGCGACTACCACGTCGACGGCCTGCGGCTGGACGCGGTGCACGCCCTGGTCGACCACCGCGCGGTGCACCTGCTGGAGGAACTCAGCGCCGAGGTCGACGCGCTGTCGGCCCACCTCGGGCGGCCGCTGACCCTCATCGCCGAGTCCGACCTGAACGATCCGAAGCTGATCACGCCCCGGGCCGCGGGCGGCTACGGACTCACCGCGCAGTGGAGCGACGACTTCCACCACGTCCTGCACGTCGCCCTCACCGGCGAGAGGGTCGGCTACTACGGCGATTTCGGGTCGATGGAGTCGATCGCCAAGGTGTACCGGTCCGCCTACTTCCACGACGGCACCTGGTCGAGCTTCCGGGGACGCGCACACGGCCGGGCCATCGACACCCGCACCACCGAGAGCTGGCGTTTCGTGGTCTACGCGCAGGACCACGACCAGATCGGCAACCGCGCCGCCGGTGACCGGTTGACCGACACGCTGGGTGCCCGGGACCTGACCATCGCCGCGGTGATGGTGCTGACCGCGCCGTTCACCCCGATGCTGTTCATGGGTGAGGAGTGGGCCGCGTCGACGCCGTGGCAGTTCTTCACCTCCCATCCCGACGAGGAGCTGGGCGAGGCGACGGCCAAGGGCCGATTCGCCGAGTTCTCCCGGATGGGCTGGGACGAGGCCATCGTGCCGCACCCCCAGGACCCGGAGACGTTCCGGCGCTCCAAGCTCGACTGGTCGGAGAGCGCCGAGGACCACCACAGCGACATCCTCGACCTGTACCGCCGGCTCGCGGTCATCCGCCGGGAGCACCCGGCGCTGACCGATCCGCGGTTCGGCCGGACCCGGGTGGACTACGACGAGAGCGCCCGTTGGCTGCTGCTGGACCGTGGCGGCGTCCAGGTGGCGTTCAACTTCTCCGACGACGAGCACCGCGTGCCGTTCCTGGCGCACGCCCCGGAGCTGCTGCTGGGCACCGTCGGTGAGATCACCGTCGAGGACTTCGGGATGGGGGCCTGCTCGGTGACCCTGCCGCCGCACAGCGCCGCGGTCCTGAAGGGCTGA
- the treY gene encoding malto-oligosyltrehalose synthase gives MTAGSAVPTPTTTRRVPPSTYRLQITADFTLDDAAAQIDYLADLGAGWVYLSPVLQAEPGSDHGYDVVDHGRVDPARGGAEALQRVCDRAHAAGLGVLIDVVPNHVGVATPAHSVWWWDVLTHGQRSRYADAFDVDWAAGGGKLLMPILGAADDLDALEVDGDELVYYDHRLPIAPGTAGGTPREVHARQNYELIDWRRGDSELNYRRFFAVTTLAAIRVELPAVFDESHTEISRWIHEGLADGLRIDHPDGVFDPADYLDRLAAATGGTYVLVEKILEPGENLPQNWRCDGTTGYDAMGVIDRVLVDPAGEPGLTALDTELRGGVPVDWEDLIHDTKRTVADVSLRAEVNRLGRLARSVDPTLVDPEDALAELLACFPVYRTYLVPGEGRENPPAAADVERDEQLMTENAARAKHFRPDLADSIDAVTVLLRDASLEVARRFQQTSGMVMAKGVEDCAFYRYTRLTTLTEVGADPSDFAVDVDEFHEIQADRLARLSTSMVALSTHDTKRSEDTRARISVLAELPDHWMTFVRDVVARIDDLPLVLADGPVLNLVLQATVGAWPISTERLDAYAQKAAREAGSSTNYLDPNEAYETQLSTLVGRLLPGGDLADTVTAVVAELQAPGWSNSLAAKLIAITVPGVPDTYQGTELWDFSLVDPDNRRPVDYGVRRRLLAALDGAATPAIDDSAAAKLLVTHRALTLRRDRPELFDRYVALTASGPAAAHVLAYDRGGVVVLTTRLPVGLRSVGGWADTTLTLPPGVYTDALTGARHEISGAATVSDLLTALPVALLVRGEK, from the coding sequence GTGACCGCAGGATCCGCCGTGCCCACCCCGACGACCACCCGCCGGGTGCCGCCGTCGACCTACCGTCTGCAGATCACCGCCGACTTCACCCTGGACGACGCCGCCGCCCAGATCGACTACCTCGCCGACCTCGGGGCCGGCTGGGTCTACCTCTCGCCGGTGCTGCAGGCCGAGCCGGGCTCCGACCACGGGTACGACGTCGTCGACCACGGCCGCGTCGACCCGGCCCGGGGCGGTGCCGAGGCCCTGCAGCGGGTCTGCGACAGAGCCCATGCCGCGGGCCTCGGCGTGCTGATCGACGTCGTCCCCAACCACGTCGGCGTCGCCACCCCCGCCCACTCGGTGTGGTGGTGGGACGTGCTCACCCACGGTCAGCGGTCCCGCTACGCCGACGCCTTCGACGTCGACTGGGCGGCCGGCGGCGGCAAGCTGCTGATGCCGATCCTGGGCGCTGCCGACGATCTGGACGCGCTCGAGGTCGACGGCGACGAGCTCGTGTACTACGACCACCGGTTGCCGATCGCGCCGGGCACCGCCGGGGGCACCCCGCGGGAGGTCCACGCCCGCCAGAACTACGAGCTGATCGACTGGCGCCGTGGCGACAGCGAGCTCAACTACCGCCGGTTCTTCGCCGTCACCACGCTGGCCGCGATCCGGGTCGAGCTCCCCGCCGTCTTCGACGAGTCACACACCGAGATCAGCCGCTGGATCCACGAGGGACTCGCGGACGGACTGCGCATCGACCACCCGGACGGCGTCTTCGACCCCGCCGACTACCTGGACCGCCTGGCCGCGGCCACCGGCGGCACCTACGTACTGGTCGAGAAGATCCTGGAGCCGGGCGAGAACCTGCCGCAGAACTGGCGCTGCGACGGCACCACCGGCTACGACGCGATGGGTGTCATCGACCGGGTGCTGGTCGATCCGGCCGGCGAGCCCGGGCTGACCGCCCTGGACACCGAGCTGCGGGGCGGGGTGCCGGTCGACTGGGAGGACCTCATCCACGACACCAAGCGCACCGTCGCCGACGTCTCGTTGCGGGCCGAGGTCAACCGGCTGGGCCGACTGGCCCGGTCCGTGGATCCCACGCTGGTCGACCCGGAGGACGCGCTCGCCGAGCTGCTGGCGTGCTTCCCGGTGTACCGCACCTACCTGGTGCCCGGCGAGGGCCGGGAGAACCCGCCGGCGGCCGCGGACGTCGAGCGTGACGAGCAGCTGATGACCGAGAACGCCGCGCGGGCCAAGCACTTCCGCCCCGACCTCGCCGACAGCATCGACGCGGTCACGGTGCTGCTGCGCGACGCGTCCCTCGAGGTGGCCCGCCGGTTCCAGCAGACCTCCGGCATGGTGATGGCCAAGGGTGTCGAGGACTGCGCCTTCTACCGCTACACCCGGCTGACCACACTGACCGAGGTGGGCGCCGACCCCAGCGACTTCGCCGTCGACGTCGACGAGTTCCACGAGATCCAGGCCGACCGGCTGGCCCGGCTCAGCACCTCGATGGTGGCGCTGTCCACGCACGACACCAAGCGCAGCGAGGACACCCGGGCGCGGATCAGCGTGCTGGCCGAGCTCCCCGACCACTGGATGACGTTCGTCCGGGACGTCGTCGCCCGCATCGACGACCTGCCCCTGGTGCTCGCCGACGGACCGGTGCTCAACCTCGTGCTGCAGGCCACCGTCGGGGCCTGGCCGATCTCGACCGAGCGCCTGGACGCCTACGCGCAGAAGGCGGCCCGGGAGGCCGGCAGCTCGACCAACTACCTGGATCCGAACGAGGCCTACGAGACCCAGCTGTCGACGCTGGTCGGCCGGTTGCTCCCGGGCGGCGATCTCGCCGACACCGTCACCGCGGTCGTCGCCGAGCTGCAGGCGCCGGGTTGGTCGAACAGTCTCGCCGCGAAGCTGATCGCGATCACCGTCCCCGGCGTCCCGGACACCTACCAGGGCACCGAGCTGTGGGACTTCTCGCTGGTCGATCCCGACAACCGCCGACCCGTGGACTACGGCGTGCGCCGTCGGCTGCTCGCAGCGCTGGACGGCGCGGCGACACCCGCGATCGACGACTCGGCGGCGGCCAAGCTGCTGGTCACCCACCGGGCGCTGACCCTGCGGCGCGACCGGCCGGAGCTCTTCGACCGGTACGTGGCGCTGACCGCGTCCGGTCCGGCGGCCGCGCATGTCCTGGCCTACGACCGGGGCGGTGTCGTCGTCCTGACCACCCGCCTGCCGGTGGGTCTGCGCTCCGTCGGCGGCTGGGCCGACACCACCCTCACCCTGCCCCCCGGCGTGTACACCGACGCGCTGACCGGGGCCCGCCACGAGATCTCCGGCGCGGCCACGGTCTCCGATCTGCTCACCGCGCTGCCGGTGGCCCTGCTCGTCCGAGGAGAGAAGTGA